The bacterium genomic interval AGGCGTATACTTCGCAAAACCCTTCGTCGCCAAAGCCGCAGTGATCGCGGCGGTCAACGTCGTCTTGCCATGATCCACGTGACCTATCGTTCCAATGTTCACGTGCGGCTTCGTCCTCTCAAACCGCTGCTTTGCCATATCTTTTGCCTCCAAATAGTTGTCGGTTTCAGTTGTCGGTTGACCATTAATGTAGATTATCAGCAACTGGCAACCGCTAACTGATAACCGTTTTTTTAATCTGTGGAGCCCACAATGGGATTCGGACCCATGACCTCCTCTT includes:
- a CDS encoding GTP-binding protein — protein: MAKQRFERTKPHVNIGTIGHVDHGKTTLTAAITAALATKGFAKYTP